The window TTCTTTACAATATCGAATTACATTGGTACCCACAATGACAGGGATCTTAGAACTGTAGTCTGAAGTCTTTGTCACTAGAACTGGGACAAAAAGTGGTTCTTGGAGAAATGGTAGCTTAACAGAAGCCTCAATATAACCAAGAAATGGTAACTCACTGCCATTTGCGCCGTATACATTCAGCTGAAATTCTGAAATGTTATGTAATTCAGGCTTGTTAGTCAGAGAATTATAAAACTCTTCTGATACCGTAGTGACCATAGATCCACTATCTATGAGACCAATGACCtcttttccacaaaaattaaCAGTACTTGTATTTGATGGACCAACCATTCTCTGTTCTAAAGTTGTAGGGCACTTACTTTTCTCTTCCATTTGCCCTGCAGTGGAAGAGACTACTCTTTTGGGTCACTCCTGATTTTGTCTTCAAATGGTTTCTTGAAATACCTACCTCTGTTGTTTCCTCTGTTGTACGAATGCCCCCTCCGAAATGCTCGTCCTCTGCCATAAAACTGAGTGTTTGGAGGAGATAATTCATTACTTTGATTATGCATTAGTTCTACTTTCTCTAACCTTTTTTCAATACTTTGTAGTGTCTTGAGTAACTCCTCGTTAGTTGTAGACTCTTTCTCTACTCTTGCTGTACCAAGGTTCTGATGAGCTGTCGACTTTTCGCTGGCCTTACTGCTGCATAGTTCCTCCTGTTCAATCTTTCTGATTTCTTTAAGTAAACTCTGAAAATCTTTCACAGAATCAAAAAGATACCTAGTTGCACTTCTCAAAGGTTTGCTTTTAAGACCTGTCCAAAATTTACTACACAAGATAGATTCTTTTGCAGCATCACTGATATGACCTTGTTTGATAGCTTTACACAACGTTGACTCTAATCTTGAACCATATTGAACAATAGACTCTGTGTCCTTTTGACAATCATTATAAAAGCCCTGCATTAAAGTTTCACTGCTACTGACTAAGCCGTAAAAACCTTCCAGTTTAGCTAAGACCCTATCTACCGTAGTTGATTCCCCAAGGGATACCAACATTGACCTTGCTTCACCCCTTAAAGAATTTCTGATAGTCTGAAGCAATAAAGCCTCAGGAATAGCATGCGAATTCTGTAAACATTTCACTTCAAAACTCCAAACATCGTAGCTAATTTCACTCTTGTTTGGTTCAAGACTACCACTGAATATAGGTAATTTAGGTGTTACATCAAAATTACTTTGCAGTAATGATGCATTCGAACCAGGGAAATTGAATGGTCCAGCATTTCCTATGATAGGAGTGCTAGCTTTCAATGCCATAAGATCGTCATATTCTTGGTTACTTATTACCTTATATCCGGGTTGCTTTATACCTGGGTCTACCAAAGATGTATTTGTTTTTGACAATCCTCGGCCACGCCCCTTCTTTGGTTTCGCTCCCGCTTCTTGATCAACACCTGTTAGGTTTTCACCTCCTTCTGCCATATCAACAAttcaaaatctgacaaaaacAAACTGCAAACTGATGAATTTAAAGCTGAAAATAAATCGGCACTAGAATGAATACTTAAATTGCTCTATTGTTTTCAACCGACACTCTAGATACTTTTAAGCAACACTTAATGCAAACTAGTCTATTCACTACTGCACTAACTAATCACTACAGTTATTAATTACTCTAAGCTATATGATAAgtataaaatcatgcaaatgaATGATAATGATAGTTGtaataagaacaaaaaaaaaaacagatgacAAAGAATTTGAGTTCAGTACAAACACTTCAGAACTGGTAAACCGACTGAAAAATCAACTCAAACTtgaaaccaaaattcaaaatgaatttcaCCGATTTTCTGCAAGATTCTCACATTCTGTAAACCATTAGTGCTTGATATGCTCAAGTAAGTGCAGTAAAGGGTTAGTAACAAATCTGATTGTCTTCGTCTGGATCTGTCAGCTGTCAATGGCCCTGAAATTTAAGTAAAAGTTATTTAGTTTACGCGAGGTTACTCAAACTCACTAACTAAACACGCAAGCTCTATCACACATGAAATGATGAATGGTACAATAGCAACACgagaaatgaaagaaatgatAAACAGTACAATGATAGAAATGAGAATaaacacataaaatattttcagtgtAAAATTATATCACTCGCAGTCGGTCACAATAAGTTCACTGAAGTCACTCAAGCGAAACTGAGTGTTCGACTTTCCTCGCCGTCCTAGATTTTGACCCGATAACAGTCAATCACGCACGGATCCTGTATATACGGTCGCTATCTTCCGGAATTCCAATGGCCTGGCCAGAATATTCAATACATGAAGTAGAAATAACAGGAAACACAGTGATGTATTTCACACAAAATCAAATAGTTGAGCGCtcacatgaatatatataccggtatttctgTTTTCCGGATGACGGTTTTATATTTCGAATTCGGTCACCCGAGTCGACTTTGTCGTACGCACGTGCCAGATGAAACTCCCAGTGTTTTCCACAAGAAAGGCCTATCTGCTGGAACACAAGTTGGAATTTACGTTGGAATATTCGTTGTTGGATACGTTGGATACGTTGGGCGCCATTTGTCACGGGGTCGTTATTCCtcgtacaaaataaataaataaaaggatgGTCCAGTTTCCAACATTACTTTATTATGGCATTCGtgaataataatgatgataagAAGGTGACCTGAAATGAAAACACTCATACAATTGAcgcatacatttttataatatttagatattttaattttaagataaaaaacaattaaagaaagtatttcTCACCAAATTCGCCTTCAGTAAAACTTAATAGTAATAGTTGAAACTAGTGACAATCTCAAACTATTAAGTCAGACCAGTTGTAAAACTGTCGCTGTCTGCTGGCAAACGAGTTATGTTCTAAAATCATGGTGCAAAGCATTATAAATTAAGTGTTATCACTCACACTTGCGCACTGACCATACACACCCATGAAAACCTGTTTTTCCACTACCAAATATAGACATACAGTAGTAATTACCGTATTTGGTAAATCACAACCCCAAAATAACACAATCACGTGACAGAACACGAATACCACTCAAACACGAGTAAACTATGAATGAGTTAATAATGAAATGTATGGATGAATGAATgagtaaataaatgaattactaAATACTAAATTATACTCAATTGTATCCCTGTGACAGTTAGTGTGCAATCTTATCTGAAATCAGTACTTAATTATTGTGGTATTATTATGTAGATAATGTATGTTGAAGTTCAAATTTGCCATGATTGTGAATATGATTAGTGAATTACCATGATTACAGGGATAAATTGTTAATCATTAAGAAATCAAAATTGGTTTATGTACCTATTCTTTTGAAAGATGTATTGACATTTGAAAAATACACATTGTATATTCAATATGTATTATTaacatttacatgtttatttgtacaaatgtacaaatgtacAAGTATGTAATTGAATTTGCTTCATGACTGTAATCTTCACTATGGACATAATAGAGGGCACATTGTGCTTCTAGAAAACTTCAGATATACCCAGTGCTATTAGGAATTACTGTATCTTAAAAATAAAGCATCATATGCAAGCAATAGTCTAAGATTATCTAATATCTACATATTATGGAACATATTTCAAAGCTGGAAAATGGCTTATCCACCAATTACATAGTTGTATAAGGCAGGTGTGACATGTACAGTACGTGTTAAATGGAGAATAACAAGCTCTATCTAATATAATACTTGACTATACGTGCATGCCATATTATTATCTGCATGGACTCATTTGCTAGAAACATGTACTGTTGATGTTTCTGTTCATTTAAAGCAATGAATATGCTGGGGGCTACAAAACGCAGAGTGTTAATTCTCTTAACCAGCCATGCATCATCATGGCCCCTCTGTCTTCCATCTAGCTAGTATATAGACCACGTAATAAAATATCTCAATCCTTGGATGTGCATAATTGATTCATATGGACATGGCTGTCTCTGTGTAAtcattgtaaatgataaaagaaaCACCTGTAGTCAATATGCtacaatgttacatgtattacgcACAGTACCCCTCCTCCCCCCTTCCAAGATCGTTGTAGTCAGAGGGGGCTTCAGGTATCCAAACATGCACGGATCCAGATAATTTTTCcgatcatatttttatttttatttttattttttttttttggggggggggggttcaaggCATAAGTCAATATTAtacttatctattttttttacatgtacaatttgtTAATTTGAATGAATATGTCCGCTCTCAAGAGACTGTCTTCACCTCGACCTCTTAGTATGAGCTGACGGTCAATATCACGGGCACTGACCACCAGTAAACAGTACCGCCTGGGCTATGGAACCACCACCGGGAACCTGACCTTGATCAAGCCGGCTAGGGGTGATGCTGCCACCTACCTCCTGTACCCGGTCATTGGACTCAGCCCCGGGGTCATGTATAGGGACAAGGTTCAAAAGATCCGGATCGGAAATCTACAGTCAACCAGTATGTGTATATAACTCGTGTATCTTTTTGAATTATTGTGTTGTGTACATCCCtaaattttaaatcttagtGAAAGAAAATCTAAGAAAGGATGGGGATATTGTATGCTGACAGAAGCTTACTTTGctgtaaaattttatgtttgAGTAAATGTGAATCTAAGTTATCAAGTAAAAAACATGTACTCAATCTAGcagaagctacatgtatttaacaacaatattgctaattttaaaaagaaaatacagtcaaaatttatttttaaaacataaattgaGTGTATTTGGTTTGTGAATTTTTTAGGGACTATCTTTATTATCACATGCTTTATATTTGAAGTTTGTAGGTTTTCTGTTTACATTGAAAACATGGAAGACGACAACGATATTGAAGACTAACAGTATCAGATCCTGTTTGTCTACATATATCTGGAATAACGACTATGTAAGTAAATGAGTGGATTTGAAACAGCTGGTATaataataccagtacatgtaactTTTTCAATGTTCTTAATGATCAAGAAACTCAGCTTTAGACCCATTATGTTTGCTTTTAATAAACAGAGAGGTATATAGCTAACTAAGTAGAAGTGTTTAATAGGCGttaactccagaaaagtttctacgTAATGTTTTAACTTACCTTTAAGATTGAAGCTCGGCAGAGTTTAAACATTGCCactcgtgacttgaatgagagagaaagagaagagagagagaagagagaaaaattatttgagtAAATTATAGGTGTTGGCGATGAAGAAATcatcattagttataaactggcaaacaaattaattaagatctttatattacatgtttatCCTTTATTGGTCTTACTTATAAGCATTTTATagaacgattgtgaaaatttcattgcCTGTTGACAACAGtgtctacatacatgtacatgtataacataggcgtcggaactgggggggggggggtcagccCACATTTTTTGGCAAAGATAGACCTAACCATCAGGCACAAAGCACCAGGGAGGGCCAGCCCCTCTACTTTTTCTCGccgtaaacaattttttatcttaaatttacatatgaaATATTGAAGTATCAGGAAGCATATAGGGTCCTctatttcactggatacggtaggtagtgtttatcaattcagggttgacatggattatgacACAGTTCACATTAAAGAAAACATGGTTTGCTATCACATTGACAGCTTATCACTTGTTtgttgcttgtcaagatttctgatgattagtcaCCACCCCCCTTCAATTTGCTTCTAACGCCACTGTACAAGAATGACGTAACTAACCAA is drawn from Crassostrea angulata isolate pt1a10 chromosome 5, ASM2561291v2, whole genome shotgun sequence and contains these coding sequences:
- the LOC128183262 gene encoding uncharacterized protein LOC128183262, whose protein sequence is MAEGGENLTGVDQEAGAKPKKGRGRGLSKTNTSLVDPGIKQPGYKVISNQEYDDLMALKASTPIIGNAGPFNFPGSNASLLQSNFDVTPKLPIFSGSLEPNKSEISYDVWSFEVKCLQNSHAIPEALLLQTIRNSLRGEARSMLVSLGESTTVDRVLAKLEGFYGLVSSSETLMQGFYNDCQKDTESIVQYGSRLESTLCKAIKQGHISDAAKESILCSKFWTGLKSKPLRSATRYLFDSVKDFQSLLKEIRKIEQEELCSSKASEKSTAHQNLGTARVEKESTTNEELLKTLQSIEKRLEKVELMHNQSNELSPPNTQFYGRGRAFRRGHSYNRGNNRGRYFKKPFEDKIRSDPKE